A genomic window from Chlorobium phaeobacteroides DSM 266 includes:
- a CDS encoding tetratricopeptide repeat protein, which yields MDTMRSDAGARQPVDNPDKMLFHDRISDSVGQMVKNPQTTSRTKQQSLRKKQVKDSLVMDSRKKSQELRQQKERLRKRVLDSLNNTVMKARLQDSISQVVRIQRYKDSLRQATLKERERDSLKMAALMQKSDAVLRQRERRKQLRDSLREAEKKNSQHTLFRQGGAQTTRNSAQALQQERVHEVTSKISRQEVVAISAGAVPSVQTLSAKSSAKRRLDSLSAVAADFYGRGLYANALVPAKQALLLARKVHGTNSAGEAASMVRLADNYRSMKQYNAAELLYNRALAITQNISGVWHRDAGLLLYTLARLSFEQQQYQLAEQYFRQALSVREKEEGVDGPGVVDIVYDMGQLYHRLQNYNAALLYYSRLLAIREKSVRADDLEFAAMLYSIADLYAAIGQFDVAADFFQRSLDIREKLSGPSHPDVAFSMNGLAMVYQKQRQYTVAELLYKRSLAIQEQTFGPAHPEVAVTLQSLASVCRFQKKYDAAEHYIKRSVEITEKNFPATHLNVAKSLNSMALLYLELGNFGVAEPLFKRALAISEKKLGAYHTDLAQVLENMALMYEKMDRKKQAESFAKRAERIRELADND from the coding sequence ATGGATACGATGAGGAGTGATGCAGGGGCGCGGCAGCCGGTTGATAACCCTGATAAGATGCTGTTTCATGATCGTATCAGTGATAGCGTCGGGCAGATGGTTAAAAACCCGCAAACAACGAGTCGCACAAAGCAGCAGTCACTGAGGAAAAAGCAGGTGAAGGACAGTCTTGTGATGGATTCGAGAAAGAAATCGCAAGAATTACGGCAGCAAAAGGAACGGCTTCGCAAAAGGGTGCTTGACAGCCTTAACAATACGGTAATGAAGGCCCGGTTGCAGGACAGCATCAGTCAGGTTGTGCGGATACAGCGTTACAAGGATAGTCTGCGGCAGGCGACTCTGAAGGAGCGAGAGCGAGACAGTCTGAAAATGGCGGCCTTGATGCAGAAGAGTGACGCCGTTTTGAGGCAGCGTGAGAGGCGAAAACAGCTACGGGACAGTCTGAGGGAGGCAGAGAAAAAGAACTCTCAACACACCCTCTTTCGGCAAGGCGGCGCCCAGACAACACGCAATAGCGCACAGGCACTTCAGCAGGAACGTGTACATGAGGTAACGAGCAAAATATCTCGTCAGGAAGTCGTCGCTATCTCTGCGGGAGCAGTTCCATCAGTTCAGACGCTCTCGGCAAAGAGCAGCGCAAAGAGAAGGCTTGATAGCCTCAGTGCTGTCGCGGCTGATTTTTACGGTCGGGGTCTTTATGCTAATGCGCTGGTTCCGGCAAAACAGGCTCTTTTGCTTGCCAGAAAAGTTCATGGCACGAATTCCGCCGGTGAAGCCGCTTCAATGGTGAGGCTTGCCGATAACTATCGCTCGATGAAACAGTACAATGCGGCGGAACTGCTCTATAATCGGGCTCTTGCTATCACCCAAAACATATCGGGCGTTTGGCACAGGGATGCCGGTTTGCTTCTTTACACCCTTGCCAGACTCTCTTTCGAGCAGCAGCAATATCAGCTTGCCGAGCAGTACTTCAGGCAGGCATTGTCTGTCAGAGAAAAAGAAGAAGGTGTTGACGGGCCGGGCGTTGTCGATATAGTCTATGATATGGGCCAGCTCTATCATCGTCTTCAAAATTATAATGCGGCTCTTCTGTACTACAGCAGATTATTGGCCATTCGGGAAAAGTCTGTCAGGGCAGACGATCTGGAATTTGCTGCAATGTTATATTCTATCGCGGATCTTTATGCTGCTATCGGTCAGTTTGACGTTGCTGCTGATTTTTTTCAGCGTTCACTTGATATCCGTGAAAAACTGTCCGGGCCATCACATCCCGATGTAGCATTCTCAATGAACGGTCTTGCAATGGTTTACCAGAAGCAACGACAGTATACCGTTGCCGAGTTGCTGTATAAGCGTTCGCTTGCCATTCAGGAGCAGACTTTTGGGCCTGCACATCCTGAAGTTGCCGTTACGTTGCAGAGTCTGGCTTCGGTATGCAGGTTTCAGAAGAAATATGATGCGGCAGAGCACTACATCAAGCGTTCCGTCGAGATCACAGAAAAGAACTTTCCCGCAACCCACCTGAATGTTGCAAAGTCCCTGAATTCGATGGCTTTGCTTTACCTTGAACTGGGAAACTTCGGAGTTGCCGAGCCGTTATTTAAAAGAGCATTGGCAATATCTGAAAAGAAACTTGGTGCATACCATACAGATCTTGCCCAGGTTCTTGAAAATATGGCGTTGATGTATGAAAAAATGGATCGAAAAAAACAGGCTGAATCTTTTGCAAAAAGAGCAGAACGGATTCGTGAACTGGCAGACAATGATTGA
- a CDS encoding alkene reductase — MSILFNPFTLGPLHLRNRLVMAPMTRSRATGNIPNSLMTRYYAERSAAGLLITEGTSSSPNGLGYPRIPGIFSAAQVDGWKAVTEAVHEKDSKMFLQIMHCGRISHPLNLPLGARMLAPSFVPAEGKIYTDAEGLQSFPVPQAMSLDDITATIAEYAVAATNAIAAGFDGIELHGANGYLLEQFIRPNSNLRKDDYGGPIENRARFVLEVVDAVIGAIGRERVGIRLSPFGVFNDMPLYDRMEEEYGWLAEELNYFGLAYIHLVDHSSMGAPFVPDSIKAAFRNVFKGALILSGGYDLLRAESDLEAGKCDLIAVGRPFIANPDLVERWKNGAPLNIPDMDTFYTPGEKGYIDYSALQE; from the coding sequence ATGTCGATATTATTTAATCCATTCACTCTCGGCCCGTTACATCTTCGGAACCGTCTGGTAATGGCGCCGATGACCCGGAGTCGAGCAACCGGCAATATTCCAAACTCGTTGATGACGCGGTATTATGCGGAACGGAGCGCAGCAGGGCTTCTTATTACCGAGGGGACATCGTCTTCACCCAACGGACTTGGTTATCCGCGTATACCGGGTATATTCTCCGCCGCGCAGGTCGACGGATGGAAAGCCGTCACCGAAGCGGTCCATGAGAAGGATTCGAAGATGTTCCTGCAGATCATGCATTGCGGACGGATATCCCATCCTTTGAACCTGCCGCTTGGCGCCCGTATGCTTGCGCCTTCGTTTGTGCCTGCCGAAGGGAAGATTTACACGGATGCTGAAGGGTTGCAATCCTTTCCCGTGCCGCAGGCTATGAGCCTTGATGATATCACGGCAACGATTGCCGAATATGCTGTGGCTGCAACCAATGCCATAGCTGCGGGGTTTGACGGTATCGAGTTGCACGGAGCGAACGGCTATCTGCTCGAACAGTTCATCCGTCCTAATTCGAATTTGCGTAAAGATGATTACGGAGGTCCCATTGAAAATCGTGCGCGTTTTGTGCTCGAGGTGGTTGATGCGGTGATCGGGGCCATCGGCAGGGAGAGGGTTGGTATTCGGCTATCTCCGTTTGGCGTATTCAACGATATGCCCCTCTATGACAGGATGGAGGAGGAGTATGGCTGGCTGGCTGAAGAGCTCAATTATTTCGGTCTGGCCTATATTCATCTTGTGGATCATTCCTCAATGGGCGCACCGTTTGTTCCTGATTCCATAAAGGCAGCGTTTCGCAATGTTTTCAAAGGCGCACTGATTCTCTCCGGCGGTTACGATCTCCTGCGTGCCGAAAGCGATCTTGAAGCCGGAAAATGCGATCTCATTGCTGTTGGCCGGCCGTTTATTGCCAATCCCGATCTTGTCGAGCGATGGAAAAACGGAGCTCCTCTCAACATCCCCGATATGGATACGTTTTATACTCCAGGAGAGAAGGGATATATCGACTATTCGGCGTTGCAGGAGTAA
- a CDS encoding UbiA family prenyltransferase yields MPNYFFRNKLHLSSLSALGAVSWSVYFDIPVNGWAILSVFMLTFSIYQDNRLTDDNEDSTNDPEGLKNALKHETLITYVTFYLLSFISLLIAFQFEQPAFWTTALIILIGFLYNHKCFPAFLSRQLNGARRLKDIYIVKNLTPPLDWATALVFLPLFFEGQTLSPKAWISWGYVFVCAFFVEVMWDMRDHRGDRQSGIRTIANTLSFSQTKLLLIVTSLISGLLLFYCTFIKYLPASTYFLLANNIAVIIIASLYKENEVEFMRKISDLTILLAALLFLSFGLIAAFSN; encoded by the coding sequence GTGCCGAATTATTTTTTCAGAAACAAACTTCATCTCTCATCTCTTTCCGCGCTTGGGGCTGTGAGCTGGTCTGTTTATTTCGATATCCCGGTCAATGGATGGGCCATTTTGTCCGTCTTCATGCTTACTTTTTCAATCTACCAGGACAACCGGCTTACCGATGATAACGAAGACTCGACGAACGATCCTGAAGGCCTGAAAAACGCTCTCAAGCACGAAACGCTTATCACCTATGTGACCTTCTACCTTCTCTCCTTCATATCGCTCCTTATCGCTTTTCAATTCGAACAACCTGCGTTCTGGACGACGGCGCTTATCATCCTCATCGGTTTTCTGTATAATCACAAGTGCTTTCCGGCTTTTCTATCCAGACAGTTGAACGGCGCCCGTCGGCTGAAAGACATCTACATCGTAAAAAATCTCACTCCTCCGCTCGACTGGGCGACTGCTCTTGTCTTTCTGCCCCTGTTTTTCGAGGGTCAAACACTATCGCCCAAGGCATGGATCAGTTGGGGATATGTGTTCGTATGCGCGTTTTTTGTAGAGGTAATGTGGGACATGCGCGATCACCGGGGCGACCGGCAGAGCGGCATCAGAACGATTGCCAATACGTTATCCTTTTCGCAAACGAAACTGCTGCTCATCGTCACAAGCCTGATCTCCGGGCTTCTCCTGTTTTATTGTACCTTTATAAAATATCTTCCGGCATCCACCTATTTCCTTTTAGCCAATAATATCGCCGTTATAATAATCGCGAGTCTGTACAAGGAGAACGAGGTGGAGTTTATGCGGAAAATCAGTGACCTGACCATTCTTCTGGCCGCTCTCCTTTTTCTCTCTTTCGGCTTGATCGCCGCTTTTTCGAACTGA
- a CDS encoding glutamate synthase-related protein: MAKWQCGLCSYIYDENKESVAWDALANDWICPVCGSPKSSFVPLKEQQPETPEAESKSVSTNIYECALCSYAYDESKEGVLWQDLPEEWKCPVCGSGKESFRLAASLRAATAGIGAETGSGEEYLAEWRRPADDFETSMADIHHLAMTGKSIIEPMRTRIPSFSWDEILIKGAQLAKMPLNKTQPVTTQTLIGPAAALPLVLETPVFVSHMSFGALSREAKLALAKGSAQAKTAMCSGEGGILPESLKASYRYIFEYVPNKYSVTDENLRLVDAVEIKIGQSAKPGMGGHLPGNKVTREIAAIRGFREGQDIISPSHFPDIRSKEDLKATVSHLRLKTGGKPIGIKLAAGHIEEDIDIALFAGVDFITIDGRAGGTGASPKVVKNAASVPTIFALARARKILDLRGADTVSLIVTGGLRVSSDFAKALAMGADAIAVGTAAMMAVGCQQYRICNTDKCPVGIATQDPALRARMDVDKSAMRVANFFKAVTEELRDFARLTGNDNVHHLSQDDLCTTNSEISNHTSIEHV; this comes from the coding sequence ATGGCAAAATGGCAATGTGGGCTATGTTCTTATATTTACGATGAAAACAAAGAATCCGTCGCATGGGATGCCCTTGCGAATGACTGGATATGTCCTGTCTGCGGCTCTCCGAAATCCTCGTTTGTCCCGCTGAAAGAACAACAACCCGAAACCCCGGAGGCTGAAAGCAAATCTGTTTCAACAAACATTTATGAATGCGCTCTCTGCTCGTATGCCTATGATGAATCAAAAGAAGGCGTCCTGTGGCAGGATCTTCCCGAAGAGTGGAAATGTCCGGTCTGCGGGTCAGGTAAAGAGAGCTTCAGGCTTGCGGCATCCCTCCGAGCAGCAACCGCCGGGATTGGCGCCGAAACAGGCTCTGGAGAAGAGTACCTTGCGGAATGGCGACGACCGGCTGACGATTTCGAGACCAGCATGGCCGACATCCACCACCTTGCCATGACGGGAAAATCGATTATCGAACCTATGCGAACACGCATTCCCTCATTCTCCTGGGATGAAATCCTCATTAAAGGTGCGCAACTTGCAAAAATGCCGCTCAACAAAACACAACCGGTTACCACACAAACCCTGATAGGTCCCGCAGCGGCTTTGCCGCTCGTGCTCGAAACACCGGTTTTTGTTTCCCATATGTCCTTCGGCGCCTTGTCGAGAGAAGCAAAGCTCGCTCTTGCAAAAGGCAGCGCACAGGCAAAAACAGCCATGTGCTCGGGTGAAGGAGGTATTCTGCCCGAATCACTTAAGGCCTCATACCGTTACATATTCGAATACGTTCCCAATAAATACAGTGTAACCGACGAGAATCTGAGGCTGGTCGATGCTGTGGAAATCAAAATAGGACAGTCCGCAAAACCGGGCATGGGCGGTCATCTTCCGGGAAACAAGGTAACCCGTGAAATCGCTGCTATCCGGGGATTTCGTGAAGGACAGGATATTATCAGCCCGTCGCACTTCCCTGATATCCGCTCAAAAGAGGATCTGAAAGCCACGGTCAGTCATTTGCGTCTGAAAACCGGAGGAAAACCGATTGGCATCAAGCTTGCGGCAGGCCATATCGAAGAAGATATCGATATAGCTCTTTTTGCGGGAGTTGATTTCATCACTATCGACGGTCGGGCAGGTGGAACTGGCGCTTCTCCCAAAGTTGTTAAAAACGCTGCTTCGGTGCCAACCATTTTCGCTCTGGCAAGAGCGAGAAAAATACTTGATTTGAGAGGAGCCGATACCGTTTCACTGATTGTTACCGGTGGCCTGCGCGTCTCTTCAGACTTCGCCAAGGCGCTGGCAATGGGAGCCGACGCCATAGCTGTCGGGACTGCGGCCATGATGGCTGTCGGCTGTCAGCAGTACCGTATCTGCAATACCGACAAATGTCCGGTCGGCATCGCCACGCAGGATCCTGCTCTTCGCGCTCGTATGGATGTCGATAAATCCGCCATGCGCGTTGCGAACTTTTTCAAAGCCGTCACCGAAGAGCTCCGCGACTTTGCTCGCCTGACCGGCAATGATAATGTTCACCATCTCTCGCAGGATGATTTATGTACCACCAATTCCGAAATTTCCAATCATACCTCTATCGAGCACGTCTGA
- a CDS encoding rubrerythrin family protein, translating into MSTTENLQNAFAGESQANRKYLAFAKKAEEEGLLQIAKLFRAAAEAETVHALAHLRVMGGIKNTAENLQEAIEGEEFEFTDMYPKYLVEAQQEGNKPAEFSIKNALAVEEIHHGLYSKALDAVKSGKDLPSGNIYICPVCGNTVENIIPDTCPICNVPGSKFIEIS; encoded by the coding sequence ATGTCAACAACAGAAAATCTTCAGAACGCTTTCGCAGGAGAAAGTCAGGCAAACCGGAAATACCTTGCATTCGCGAAAAAAGCGGAAGAAGAAGGTCTGCTCCAGATAGCAAAGCTCTTTCGCGCTGCGGCTGAAGCGGAAACCGTCCACGCCCTTGCGCACCTTCGCGTGATGGGGGGAATAAAAAACACTGCAGAAAACCTTCAGGAAGCCATCGAAGGCGAAGAATTTGAATTTACCGATATGTATCCAAAGTATCTTGTCGAAGCACAGCAGGAAGGAAATAAACCTGCCGAGTTTTCTATCAAAAATGCGTTGGCTGTCGAAGAGATCCATCACGGGCTTTACTCAAAAGCACTTGATGCCGTAAAAAGCGGCAAAGACCTGCCATCCGGGAACATCTACATCTGTCCGGTCTGCGGCAACACCGTCGAGAACATCATTCCGGACACCTGCCCAATCTGCAACGTTCCGGGAAGCAAGTTCATTGAAATCAGCTAA
- a CDS encoding M50 family metallopeptidase, giving the protein MSLIVSLLAFIILMSLVVLVHEFGHFLAARKAGVPVYEFSVGFPFSPRIATFYRHKETEFTFRLLPLGGFVSFSTDGDENAHKLFGASPLARASIMAGGPLFNVFFGFLVFIPAFMAKDGSTLLQAAQSSANAVWMVIAGTFSMFGHLLTGQGGTESISGPVGIAAMAGQAASQGVIDLLFFTGVLSLSLGIMNLMPFPGLDGGQLVMVLIEAIRNRPLGTKAYQVINVTGLMLLIGLSIVITWRDIVMLVS; this is encoded by the coding sequence ATGAGCCTTATTGTTTCTCTCCTTGCTTTTATAATCCTCATGTCGCTTGTGGTGCTTGTCCACGAGTTTGGTCATTTTCTCGCAGCCCGCAAGGCCGGAGTACCGGTATATGAGTTTTCCGTCGGATTTCCATTCAGTCCGCGTATCGCGACTTTTTATCGGCATAAGGAAACCGAGTTCACGTTTCGTCTGTTGCCGCTTGGTGGTTTCGTGAGTTTTTCAACTGACGGCGATGAAAATGCGCACAAACTGTTCGGCGCATCACCTCTTGCTCGCGCTTCTATTATGGCCGGCGGCCCATTATTCAACGTATTTTTCGGCTTTCTGGTGTTTATTCCCGCTTTTATGGCAAAGGACGGCTCTACGCTCCTGCAGGCTGCACAGTCGAGCGCAAATGCTGTCTGGATGGTGATTGCAGGTACCTTTTCCATGTTCGGTCATCTTTTAACCGGTCAGGGCGGCACGGAAAGTATCTCCGGCCCTGTCGGGATAGCCGCGATGGCCGGCCAGGCGGCGAGCCAGGGAGTGATAGATCTGCTGTTTTTCACCGGTGTTCTCAGCCTCAGCCTCGGTATCATGAACCTGATGCCGTTTCCCGGTCTGGACGGAGGTCAACTCGTGATGGTGCTGATCGAGGCCATCCGTAACCGTCCTCTCGGAACAAAGGCATATCAGGTTATCAACGTTACAGGCCTCATGCTTTTGATCGGGTTGTCGATCGTCATTACCTGGCGCGATATCGTGATGCTTGTAAGCTAA
- a CDS encoding sterol desaturase family protein yields the protein MADIFFSIPDLRILSYGTTIAGGVLLWILEGLFPFFSGQKRRDLHARLNLSMAGLNLLILLPSGILMAFVLEWSKNVWPGIGMLALHPLAEAVLIILVIDLWMYVWHRLNHETAFLWRFHSVHHSDASLDVTTSWRFHYMEILISEMLRLPLFMLMGAGIEHLLLYSLLMTPVIEFHHSNISVPRALDRLVRIVIPSPIMHRLHHSRERSEHDSNYGSMLSLWDRLFGSFLMKESLDGLRLGLDHESDSDKQRILALLQRPFRP from the coding sequence ATGGCAGATATCTTTTTTTCCATACCCGACCTCCGCATACTCTCGTACGGCACGACCATTGCCGGAGGAGTGCTGCTCTGGATCCTCGAAGGCCTCTTCCCTTTTTTTTCCGGACAGAAACGCCGCGACCTCCATGCAAGGCTCAACCTTTCGATGGCAGGGCTCAACCTGCTGATCCTGCTCCCTTCGGGCATACTTATGGCATTCGTGCTCGAATGGTCGAAAAACGTCTGGCCGGGAATCGGGATGCTGGCCCTTCACCCCCTTGCCGAAGCAGTCCTGATCATTCTCGTCATCGACCTATGGATGTACGTCTGGCATCGTCTCAACCATGAAACGGCATTTCTCTGGAGATTCCACTCGGTACACCACAGCGACGCATCGCTCGACGTCACAACCAGTTGGCGGTTCCATTACATGGAGATTCTGATTTCGGAGATGCTGCGGCTCCCCCTCTTCATGCTCATGGGCGCAGGTATCGAACACCTGCTGCTCTACTCGCTCCTTATGACACCAGTCATCGAATTCCACCACAGCAATATCTCTGTTCCGCGCGCTCTGGATCGTCTGGTACGGATCGTCATCCCATCCCCCATCATGCACCGCCTGCATCACTCGAGAGAAAGAAGCGAACACGACTCCAACTACGGCAGCATGCTCTCCCTGTGGGACCGACTCTTCGGCAGCTTTCTGATGAAAGAGAGTCTCGACGGTCTCCGTCTCGGTCTCGATCACGAAAGTGACTCCGACAAGCAACGAATCCTCGCCCTGCTCCAGAGACCCTTCCGCCCATAA
- a CDS encoding rhodanese-like domain-containing protein: MENLETSELAAMLAGPEPPLLFDIRTAGEYEKSHIETAIRIEPDIGQDDFETLYAALMAGRDIVLYCSVGQRSSELLERVESARGKTGAKSCRNLRGGIFRWYNEGRPVVDASGTTDDIHGYDPVWAVMVERRR, encoded by the coding sequence GTGGAAAACCTGGAGACCAGCGAACTTGCTGCGATGCTTGCAGGGCCGGAACCTCCGTTGCTGTTTGATATTCGCACTGCCGGGGAGTACGAGAAGAGCCATATCGAGACGGCCATACGTATTGAGCCGGATATCGGCCAGGATGACTTCGAGACGCTCTATGCCGCCCTTATGGCGGGGCGCGACATTGTCTTGTATTGTTCGGTCGGCCAGCGCAGTTCGGAACTGCTCGAACGGGTGGAGAGCGCCCGCGGAAAAACCGGGGCTAAGAGCTGTCGAAACCTGCGCGGCGGCATCTTTCGCTGGTATAACGAGGGTCGTCCGGTCGTCGATGCGTCGGGTACGACGGACGATATTCACGGGTATGATCCGGTCTGGGCTGTGATGGTCGAACGGCGCCGGTAG
- a CDS encoding 3'-5' exonuclease produces the protein MHRTMADSVVVLDFETTGLSPQYGDRAIEIGAVLVEHGEIVDRYQKLMNPGFRISRFIESYTGITNEMLSGQPCCEEVMTEFSEFIAGHNIVAHNASFDRRFLDFELKRAKRVYEGACCCSLLVSRRIYQDSPNHKLQTLVSHAGIPEIGSFHRALADAEMTAHLWMSMIDRIRLQYGISMIFFDQLSELSKIDKLYTHRYLTALADEPLRKEDGDVRF, from the coding sequence ATGCATCGGACAATGGCGGATAGTGTGGTGGTTCTTGATTTCGAGACAACAGGCTTGTCACCCCAGTACGGCGACAGGGCTATCGAGATCGGTGCGGTGCTTGTGGAGCACGGGGAGATTGTCGATCGCTATCAGAAGCTTATGAATCCCGGTTTTCGGATCAGTCGGTTTATCGAGAGTTATACCGGTATTACCAATGAAATGCTGAGCGGCCAGCCTTGCTGCGAGGAAGTTATGACTGAGTTTTCGGAGTTTATAGCCGGTCATAATATCGTTGCGCACAATGCGTCGTTCGACCGCCGTTTTCTGGATTTCGAGCTGAAACGGGCGAAACGAGTGTATGAAGGCGCCTGTTGCTGCTCTTTGCTCGTTTCAAGAAGGATTTATCAGGACTCTCCGAACCATAAGCTGCAGACGCTTGTTTCGCATGCGGGCATCCCGGAGATCGGAAGTTTTCACCGCGCGCTGGCTGATGCCGAGATGACGGCGCATTTGTGGATGTCGATGATCGACAGGATTCGCCTGCAATACGGTATATCGATGATTTTTTTCGACCAGCTTAGCGAACTCTCAAAAATCGACAAGCTCTATACTCACAGGTATCTTACCGCTCTGGCAGATGAACCCTTGAGAAAGGAGGACGGAGATGTTCGGTTCTGA
- a CDS encoding damage-control phosphatase ARMT1 family protein: MNRNKQIPAACYPCIFEQLHSLAMVTGLEGDGEKLLFEHSMLHLLATHGEGLVVQHIIRSATDRAIALSGKVGDYDPYGAIKKQSNDIARQFAGEFRNKIRRSSEPLRVAVKIAAAGNIIDFGAKRHGSLDVEKELCTIDERAFGCFDFAEFSTRLKLAGKLLYICDNAGEIVFDRLFIEEILRTNPGLEVTCAVRALPVINDAVLADAHDAGLDEVAVVVSSGSVYPGTLLDETSEEFRMLFDNADVIISKGQGNFETLLDIADERLFFILRIKCDQMARLSSVAKGELVLMQGGKVRST; this comes from the coding sequence GCTTGCAATGGTTACCGGACTTGAAGGTGATGGAGAGAAACTGCTGTTCGAACACTCAATGCTACATCTTCTCGCTACTCATGGCGAAGGGCTCGTTGTACAGCATATCATCAGGAGTGCCACTGACAGGGCGATCGCCCTGTCAGGAAAAGTGGGTGATTACGATCCTTACGGAGCGATAAAAAAACAGTCCAACGACATTGCCCGCCAGTTTGCCGGTGAGTTCAGGAACAAAATCCGGCGTTCTTCCGAACCGTTGCGGGTTGCGGTTAAAATTGCTGCCGCTGGCAATATCATCGATTTTGGTGCCAAGCGGCACGGATCGCTCGATGTTGAAAAGGAGCTTTGCACTATCGATGAACGGGCATTCGGGTGTTTCGATTTTGCGGAGTTCTCGACACGCTTGAAATTGGCCGGAAAACTGCTTTATATTTGCGACAATGCCGGAGAGATCGTTTTTGACAGGTTGTTCATCGAGGAGATCCTGCGCACTAATCCCGGACTTGAGGTTACCTGTGCCGTCAGGGCTTTGCCGGTCATCAACGATGCGGTTCTCGCCGATGCGCATGATGCGGGACTGGATGAGGTGGCAGTCGTTGTCTCTTCCGGCAGCGTGTATCCAGGAACTCTGCTTGATGAAACATCCGAAGAGTTCAGAATGCTGTTCGACAACGCCGATGTGATTATTTCGAAAGGACAGGGGAATTTCGAAACGCTGCTTGATATCGCCGATGAACGTCTCTTTTTTATCCTGAGAATCAAGTGCGACCAGATGGCGAGGCTCTCCAGTGTAGCCAAAGGGGAACTTGTTCTCATGCAAGGCGGGAAGGTCAGGTCGACATAA